In the genome of Pseudophryne corroboree isolate aPseCor3 unplaced genomic scaffold, aPseCor3.hap2 scaffold_427, whole genome shotgun sequence, one region contains:
- the LOC135025785 gene encoding olfactory receptor 2T5-like, with the protein MAYDRYVAICDPLHYHTILSRKHCLVFASGTWISGSLNSLVITIPASHMSFCQSRTIHQFFCDAKALTYIACAGSEDFYIVIYMEVLVYAVLPVIFCVTSYIKIIRVILQIKSKDGRKKAFSTCSSHLTIVIMYYMTAVFVYMVPPSEYSDVLEPAFSVLYSVVTPMINPLIYSLRNKDVKSALLRQLGWKIKY; encoded by the coding sequence atggcatatgaccgatatgttgctatatgtgaccCTTTACACTATCACACTATTTTAAGTAGGAAACACTGTCTTGTATTTGCTTCTGGCACTTGGATATCAGGAAGCTTAAACTCATTGGTGATTACAATCCCAGcatcacacatgtccttctgtcagtctcgcaccatacaccagtttttctgtgatgctaAAGCTCTGACTTACATCGCCTGTGCTGGCAGTGAAGACTTTTATATTGTAATCTATATGGAAGTTTTGGTATATGCAGTTTTACCAGTTATTTTCTGTGTGACATCTTATATAAAAATTATCAGAGTCATCTTACAGATAAAATCTAAGGACGgcagaaagaaagccttctccacctgctcatcccacctcaccatTGTCATTATGTACTATATGACAGCTGTGTTTGTGTACATGgtgccaccatcagaatactccgatGTCCTAGAACCGGCGtttagtgtactgtactcagttgtaactcccatgataaaccctctgatctacagtctGCGGAATAAAGATGTGAAAAGTGCTCTGCTGAGACAGCTGGGGTGGAAAATAAAGTATTGA